In the Streptomyces cinnamoneus genome, GCGACGACATGGGCGACGCCCGCCCGCAGCAGGACGTCGGTGAAGCCGCCCGTCGACGCGCCGGCGTCGAGCGCCCGCCGGCCCTCGACCTTCAGCCCCAGGGGGACGAAGGCGGCGAGGGCGCCCGCGAGCTTGTGGCCCCCACGCGAGACGTAGTCCGGGTCGCTGTCGTCCTGGGTGACGACGAGGGCGGCGCTGGTCTCCACCTGGGTGGCGGGTTTGGTCGCCGTCGTGCCGCCGACGGTCACCCGGCCGGCGGCGATCAGCTGACTCGCGTGCTCGCGCGAGCGGGCCAGCTTGCGGCGCACCAGCTCCGCGTCGAGTCGGCGGCGGGTCACTGCCACGTGCGGTTCAGCTCCTAAAGGTCGTACGGGCGCGTGGGGCCCGTGGGCCCGGGGCGCTGGTCGAGGGCGCTGAGCGCCTCGCGCAGCCCCTGGTGTACATCCTCGTACACCTCCAGGTGTCCGCTCACGGCGAGGTGGTCCGCGTCCTCCAGCCGGGCCAGGCCGGCGTCCACCGCGGCGTGGCCGGTGGGGGTGCGGTCGACGCCGAGCGGCCGGGGGGCGGCGGGCTCGCCGGGCTCGGGGGCCATCGGATCGGTCATGGACCCGACGCTACCCCGGAACGGGTGTTTCTCCGGTGTTCCGGGCATCGCGGTGTACCGTCCATTGCGATGGCGACCATTGAGGAGTGCCTGGACGCACTCGACCGGCTGGCGGAGAACCTCTCGGGGGCGAGCGCGGAGCTGCGCGGCGCCGCCGCGCTGGACCGCTCGCTCAGCTGCCACGTCACCGACCTCGACGCCACCTTCACCGGCCACCTCAGGGACGGCCACCTCAAGGAGGTGCGCACGCTGGAGGGCGCCCCCGAGCAACGGGCGGAGATCGCTCTGGAGATGACGAGCGAGGACCTGGTGGCGCTGGTCGACGGCAGGCTGCACTTCGCGCGCGCCTGGGCCAGCGGCCGGGTCAGGGTGAAGGCGCCGCTGCGGGACCTGCTGCGGCTGCGCTCGGTCCTGTAGGGGCGGCCTCCCGGGGCGTACGGGCCGTCCGGGCGGCCGGCACGACCAGCGGGGTCCCGGTCTGCGGGTCGTCGATGACCTGGCAGCGCAGCCCGAAGACACGCTCGACCAGGCCGGCGGTCACCACCTCGGACGGCGGCCCCTCGGCCACGACGCGCCCGTCGCGCATGGCGATCAGGTGGGTGGCGTAGCGCGCGGCGTGGTTGAGGTCGTGCAGGACGGCGACGAGGGTGCGGCCCTGGGTCTCGTGGAGGTCGGCGCACAGGTCGAGGACCTCGATCTGGTGCTGGATGTCGAGGTAGGTGGTGGGCTCGTCGAGCAGCAGCAGCGGGGTGCGCTGGGCGAGGGCCATGGCGATCCACACGCGCTGGCGCTGGCCGCCGGACAGCTCGTCGACGTAGCGGTCGGCGAGCGCCGCCACCCCGGTGGCGGCCATGGACTCCTCGACGATCCGCTCGTCCTCCGGCGACCACTGGCGCAGCAGGCCCTGGTGGGGGTGGCGGCCGCGGGCGACGAGGTCGGCGACGGTGATGCCGTCCGGCGCGACCGAGGACTGCGGCAGCAGCCCGAGCGTGCGGGCCACCTTCCGGGCCGGGTACGAGCCGATGGCCTGGCCGTCCAGGAGGACCGAGCCGGCCCGCGGCTTCAGCATCCGGGACAGGGCGCGCAGCAGCGTGGACTTGCCGCAGGCGTTGGGGCCCACGATGACGGTGAAGGAGTGGTCGGGGACGGCGACCGACAGGTCTTCCGCGATGACCCGCCCGTCGTAGGCGAGGGTGACGGATTCGGCCGTCAGTCGGCTCACGGTCTGGCTCCTGGGGTGGGGGTGCGGGTGCAGGTGCGGGTGCGGGTTCACATTCGTCCTGCCCTGCGCTCGGTGAACAGCAGCCACAGCAGATAGCAGCCGCCGAGCATCCCGGTGAGGGCCCCGACGGGCAGGTGGTCGGGGCCGAAGAGCCGCTGGGCGGCCCAGTCCGCGGTCACCAGCAGCGCGGCGCCCGCACACGCGGCGGCGGTGAGGCCGGGCCCGGAGCCGCGGGTGAGCCGCCGGGCGAGCTGGGGCGCGGCGAGGGCGACGAAGGCGATGGGGCCCGCGGCGGCCGTGGCGGCGGAGGTCAGCAGGACGGCGGCCGCCATGGTGACCAGGCGGGTGCGCTCGACGGGCACGCCGAGGGCGTGCGCGGCGTCGTCACCCATCTCCAGCATCCGCAGGGCGCGGCCGTGGCCGAGGACGAGCGGGACGAGCACGGCGCACGCGGCCAGCAGGGGCCACACCTGGTCCCAGTCGCGGCCGTTGAGGGAGCCGACCATCCACGCCGTCGAGCGCGTGGCGTCGGTGAGGCTGGCCTTGGTGAGGAGGTAGCCGACGACGGCGGTGAGGACGGCGGCCATGGCGATGCCGACGAGCACGAAGCGGTAGCCGTGCACGCCCTTCTTCCAGGCGAGCGCGTAGATGGCGGCGCCGGAGGCGAGGCCGCCGGCGACCGACCCGGCGGCGACCGCCGTGGTGCCGCCCTGGAAGAGGACGATGACCGTCAGCGCCCCGGCGGCCGAGCCCTGGCCGAGGCCTATGACGTCGGGGCTGCCCAGGGGGTTGCGGGAGACGGTCTGGAAGACGGCGCCGGCGAGGGCGAGGGCCGCGCCGGCGAGCAGGCCGACCAGGACCCTCGGCAGCCGCAGGTCCCGCACGATGAACTCCTCCGCCGGGGTGCCGCCGCCGGTGAGGGTCCGCAGGACGTCGGCGGCCGACATGGGGTAGTCGCCGGTGCCGACGAGGGCGACGGAGGCGGCCAGGGCGACGGCCAGCAGGGCCAGGACGACCAGCGCCGCGCGGGCGTCGACGCGCAGGGAGAGCCCGCCGCGGGTACGCAGGGCACGTGGGAAGCGCGAGACATGCGGGGAGCGCGGGGACGTGACGGCTCGTGTGCCTGTCATAGCTGGGCCATCTTCCGGCGGCGGACGAGGTGGATGAAGAGGGGACCGCCCACGAGGGCGGTGACGACGCCGACCTGGAGCTCGGACGGGCGGACCACGACGCGGCCGGCGATGTCCGTGCCGAGCAGCAGCACCGGCGAGAGCAGGGCCGCGTACGGCAGGATCCAGCGCAGGTCGGGGCCGGTGAACGAGCGGACGATGTGGGGGACCATCAGCCCCACGAAGACGATGGGCCCGCAGGCGGCGGTCGCGGCGCCGCACAGCAGCGTGACCGCGGTCAGGGCGAGGGCACGGGTGAGGGCCGGCCTGCTGCCGAGGGCGCGGGCCTGGTCGTCGCCGAGCGCCATGGCGTTGAGGGGCCTCGCCAGCGCGAGCGCGAGGAGGACGCCCACGACGACGAACGGGGCGACCTGACCGACGAGGTCCGCGTTGGCGGAGGCCAGCGAGCCGACCGTCCAGAAGCGCATCCTGTCCAGGGCGGCGGAGTCCAGCAGCTCGACGGAGTAGATGTAGCCGTTGAGGGCGGCGGTGACGGCGGTGCCCGCGAGGGCCAGGCGCACGGGCGTGGCCCCGCGGGTGCCCCCCAGCGCGTACACCACGAGGGACACGGCCGCGGCGCCCAGGAAGGCGAGCCACACGTAGCCGGTCAGCGAGGTGACGCCGAGAAGACTGATGCCGGAGACGACGGCGGCCGCGGCCCCGGCGTTGACGCCGAACAGCCCCGGGTCGGCGAGCGGGTTGCGGGTCAGGGCCTGCATGACCGCGCCCGCGAGCCCGAGCGCGGCGCCGGCGAGCAGACCGAGGAGGGTGCGGGGGACGCGGACGTCGCGCACGACGACGTCGGTGTCGCTGCCGGCGTAGTGGAACAGCCCGTGCCAGACCTGGTCGACGGGGATCTGCTTGGCGCCCACGGCGACGGACGCGACCGTGACCAGCAGCAGCGCGCCGAGGGCGAGGAGCAGCCCGGCGGCCCGTGCGGCGTTGCGGCTGACGCCGCGTCGGCGGGCTGGCGTCGCCGGGGCGGGGCTCGGTGGAGGGGGACTGTCGACCAACACGTGGTTAGGTTAGCCTACCCTGAGTCTCATTCCTCCCAGAGAGAAGCACCAACCCCATGAGCACCCCCCGCACCTTCACCGTATCCCGCCGCGGCCTCCTCGCCGCGGGCGGCGCCCTGGGCGTCGGCGCCCTCCTGACGGCCTGTGGGGGTGGCGGCTCCAAGGGCTCGTCCGACGCGTCCGACGGCGGCAAGGGCGGGCCGTGGACGTTCAAGGACGACCGCGGGCAGACCGTGAAGGCCGCCGGCACCCCCCGGCGCATCGTCGCCTTCACCGGCACCGCCGCCGCCCTGCACGACTTCGGCGTCGAATGCGTCGGCGTCTTCGGCCCCACCCGGCTCGAGAACGGCAAGCCCGACCCGCAGGCCGGCGACCTCGACGTCGACAAGGTGACCGTCCTCGGCAACACCTGGGGCGAGTTCCGCGTCGAGAAGTACGCCGCCCTCAAGCCCGACCTGCTCGTCAGCAACATGTTCGAACCGGACGCCCTCTGGTACGTGCCCGAGGAGAGCAAGAAGAAGATCCTCGGCCTCGCCCCCAGCGTCGGCCTCACCTCCGCCCGGGTCTCCATGCTGGAACCCATCAAGCGCTACGCCCAACTGGCCGAGTCCCTCGGCGCCGACCTCGGCGCCAAGAAGGTCACCGACGCCAAGGCCCGCTTCGAACAGGCCGCGGAGACGCTGCGCAAGGCCGCCAAGGCCAACCCCGTCAAGGTCCTGGCCGCCTCCGGCAGCGCCGACCTGTTCTACGCCTCCAACCCGGCCGTCAACGCCGACCTGATGTACTTCCGCGAGCTGGGCGTCGACCTCGTCGTCCCCGAAAAGCTCGACAAGGGCGGCTACTTCGAGAGCCTGAGCTGGGAGAACGCCGACAAGTACCAGGCCGATCTGATCCTGCTGGACAGCCGCACCTCCGCGCTCCAGCCCAAGGACCTCGCCGCCAAGCCGACCTGGGGGAAGCTCCCCGCCGTCAAGGCCGGACAGGTCGCCCCCTGGCTCAGCGAACCCCGCTTCTCCTACGCCGGCTGCGCACCGCTGCTCGAAGGCCTCGCCGCCGCCATCGAGAAGGCCGAGAAGACGTCCTGACGCCGGGGCCCCGACCACCGATCCCCGAAAGGAGCGCGTCCCGCATGCCCGACGCCCCGCCCCCGCCCCCGCCCTACCAGTGGTTCGACCTGCACGTCCTGCGGACCGAGCGCGTCAGCCCCTCCCTGCTCCGCGTCACCTTCGGCGGCGAGCGCCTCGGCGACATGGTCACCGACGGCCGCGACCAGCGCTTCAAGCTGTTCCTGCCCCGGCCGGGCCAGGACGCCCCGGTGCTGCCCGACGACCGGGGCATCAGCTGGTACGCCCAGTGGCGCGCCCAGGACCCGGCCGTGCGGGCCGTCATGCGCTCGTACACGATCCGGGAGCTGCGCCACGACCCGGCCGAGCTCGACGTCGACTTCGTCCAGCACGGCGAGGGCCACGACGGCCACGGCGGCCCCGCCTCGCACTGGTCCCGGACCGCCCGCCCCGGCGACCGCGTCGCCGTCCTCGGCCCCGTCGCCGAGGACAACGGCGGCGCCGACTTCCAGCCCCCGGCCGGCACCGACTGGGTACTGATCACCGCCGACGAGTCCGCGCTGCCCGCGGTGGCGGGCATCCTCGCCTGGCTGCCCGCGGGCACGCCCGCCAGGGTCTGGGTCGAGGTCGCGCACCCCGAGGACGTCCAGGACCTGCCGACGAAGGCCGACGCGGAGGTCACCTGGCTGGTGGGCGGCGCCACAGCCACCCTCGACGCGGTCCGCGCCGCGGACCTGCCCGCCGGCACGCCGTACGCGTGGGTCGCCGGCGAGTCCGGCACCGTCCGCGCCGTACGCCGCCACCTCGTCTCCGAGCGCGGCTTCGACCGGCGGACCGTGACCTTCACGGGCTACTGGCGCCGGGGCGCCACCGAAGAGCAGCTGCTGGCGGAGCTGGGCTGACGCCCCGCCGCCCGGAACCGGGCGGCGGGAGCCGGGGCCGGTGGGGCCGGGGCCGGTGGGGCCGGGGCTGATGGCGGTGTGTGGGGGCCGGGGCCGGGGTGGGACGGGGCCTTCTGGGGGGCTGGATTGTTCGTGGGGAACGCCCAGCGTGGAGCGTACCCGGCACTTCCCACGAACAACCCTTTACGCCCCCTGCCAGGCCCCGTCCCACCCCGGCCCCTCCGCCGGCCTCGGGTCCCCGGAGGCGCCCGGTGCCCCGCTACCAGCCCAGACGGCTCAGCGCCTTGCCGGCGTCCAGCCCGCAGGAGCCCTCCCCCGCCGACGCCCACGCGGCCCCGCACAGCGCCCGCAGCGCGTCGATGCGCTCGCCCTCGCCGTCGAGCGTGAGCGCCCGGCCGTCCGCCGACGCCGTCCAGCCGCCGCAGCGGAAACCCTCCTCCGCGGACCCGGACACGACCGGCTGCCCCTGGAGCATCCCCCGCAGGTCCTCGGCCACGTACGTCGGCCGGTGCTCCGGCCGCGCCGCGATCAACTGCGCGGCCGTCGTCACCCCGGTCAGCACGAGCAGCGAGTCCACTCCGCCGACGTGCGCGCCCTCGATGTCCGTGTCCAGCCGGTCGCCGACGACCAGCGGCCGCTCGGCCCCCGTCCGCAGGATCGTCTCCCGGTGCATCGGCGGCTGCGGCTTGCCCGCCACCTGCGGGTCGCCCCCGGTGGCGATCCGTACGACCTCCACCGCCGACCCGTTCCCCGGGGCGATGCCACGCTCACTGGGAATCGTCAGGTCCGTGTTGGACGCGAACCACGGCACTCCCCTGGCCACCGCGTACGAGGCCTCCGCCAGCCGCGACCACGGCATGTCCGGCCCGCCGTACCCCTGCACGACCGCCGCCGGATCGTCGTCGGCCGACTCCACCGGCACCAGACCGCGCTCCCGCAGCGCGACCCGCAGCCCCTCCGCCCCGACCACCAGCACCTTCGAGCCGGCGGGAACCTGATCGGCGATCAGCCGGGCCACCGCCTGCGCCGAAGTGATCACGTCCGAGGGATCGGCCGGTATGCCCAGCTCCGTCAGGTGCCCGGCCACCGTCGCGGGCGTGCGCGCCGCGTTGTTCGTCACGTACGCGAGGTGCATCCCGCCCTCGCGGGCCGCCCCGAGCGACTCCACGGCGTGCGCGATGGCCACACCGCCCGCGTACACCACCCCGTCGAGGTCCAGCAGCGCGGTGTCGTAGGCGTCGCTCAGCCGCTGCTCGCTGCCGTCGGGCCGGGTCCGGGCGGTCTGGTTCATACCGGGTTCGCTCCTTGTGCTGTAAGTCTCTTCCACGATCATTGCTCATCGGGCCATGCGACATAACATTTCACAATGAGCACTCCAGGCCATGGCCACGGCGATCGCACGGGGCGGGGGCTCCACCTCACCCCCTTCCGAGGACTCCGCTACGTCCCCGAGCAGGTCGGC is a window encoding:
- a CDS encoding FecCD family ABC transporter permease, giving the protein MLVDSPPPPSPAPATPARRRGVSRNAARAAGLLLALGALLLVTVASVAVGAKQIPVDQVWHGLFHYAGSDTDVVVRDVRVPRTLLGLLAGAALGLAGAVMQALTRNPLADPGLFGVNAGAAAAVVSGISLLGVTSLTGYVWLAFLGAAAVSLVVYALGGTRGATPVRLALAGTAVTAALNGYIYSVELLDSAALDRMRFWTVGSLASANADLVGQVAPFVVVGVLLALALARPLNAMALGDDQARALGSRPALTRALALTAVTLLCGAATAACGPIVFVGLMVPHIVRSFTGPDLRWILPYAALLSPVLLLGTDIAGRVVVRPSELQVGVVTALVGGPLFIHLVRRRKMAQL
- a CDS encoding alkyl sulfatase C-terminal domain-containing protein, giving the protein MATIEECLDALDRLAENLSGASAELRGAAALDRSLSCHVTDLDATFTGHLRDGHLKEVRTLEGAPEQRAEIALEMTSEDLVALVDGRLHFARAWASGRVRVKAPLRDLLRLRSVL
- a CDS encoding ABC transporter ATP-binding protein, whose protein sequence is MSRLTAESVTLAYDGRVIAEDLSVAVPDHSFTVIVGPNACGKSTLLRALSRMLKPRAGSVLLDGQAIGSYPARKVARTLGLLPQSSVAPDGITVADLVARGRHPHQGLLRQWSPEDERIVEESMAATGVAALADRYVDELSGGQRQRVWIAMALAQRTPLLLLDEPTTYLDIQHQIEVLDLCADLHETQGRTLVAVLHDLNHAARYATHLIAMRDGRVVAEGPPSEVVTAGLVERVFGLRCQVIDDPQTGTPLVVPAARTARTPREAAPTGPSAAAAGPAAAPSP
- a CDS encoding ABC transporter substrate-binding protein; its protein translation is MSTPRTFTVSRRGLLAAGGALGVGALLTACGGGGSKGSSDASDGGKGGPWTFKDDRGQTVKAAGTPRRIVAFTGTAAALHDFGVECVGVFGPTRLENGKPDPQAGDLDVDKVTVLGNTWGEFRVEKYAALKPDLLVSNMFEPDALWYVPEESKKKILGLAPSVGLTSARVSMLEPIKRYAQLAESLGADLGAKKVTDAKARFEQAAETLRKAAKANPVKVLAASGSADLFYASNPAVNADLMYFRELGVDLVVPEKLDKGGYFESLSWENADKYQADLILLDSRTSALQPKDLAAKPTWGKLPAVKAGQVAPWLSEPRFSYAGCAPLLEGLAAAIEKAEKTS
- a CDS encoding siderophore-interacting protein, with product MPDAPPPPPPYQWFDLHVLRTERVSPSLLRVTFGGERLGDMVTDGRDQRFKLFLPRPGQDAPVLPDDRGISWYAQWRAQDPAVRAVMRSYTIRELRHDPAELDVDFVQHGEGHDGHGGPASHWSRTARPGDRVAVLGPVAEDNGGADFQPPAGTDWVLITADESALPAVAGILAWLPAGTPARVWVEVAHPEDVQDLPTKADAEVTWLVGGATATLDAVRAADLPAGTPYAWVAGESGTVRAVRRHLVSERGFDRRTVTFTGYWRRGATEEQLLAELG
- a CDS encoding HAD hydrolase-like protein translates to MNQTARTRPDGSEQRLSDAYDTALLDLDGVVYAGGVAIAHAVESLGAAREGGMHLAYVTNNAARTPATVAGHLTELGIPADPSDVITSAQAVARLIADQVPAGSKVLVVGAEGLRVALRERGLVPVESADDDPAAVVQGYGGPDMPWSRLAEASYAVARGVPWFASNTDLTIPSERGIAPGNGSAVEVVRIATGGDPQVAGKPQPPMHRETILRTGAERPLVVGDRLDTDIEGAHVGGVDSLLVLTGVTTAAQLIAARPEHRPTYVAEDLRGMLQGQPVVSGSAEEGFRCGGWTASADGRALTLDGEGERIDALRALCGAAWASAGEGSCGLDAGKALSRLGW
- a CDS encoding FecCD family ABC transporter permease, with amino-acid sequence MTGTRAVTSPRSPHVSRFPRALRTRGGLSLRVDARAALVVLALLAVALAASVALVGTGDYPMSAADVLRTLTGGGTPAEEFIVRDLRLPRVLVGLLAGAALALAGAVFQTVSRNPLGSPDVIGLGQGSAAGALTVIVLFQGGTTAVAAGSVAGGLASGAAIYALAWKKGVHGYRFVLVGIAMAAVLTAVVGYLLTKASLTDATRSTAWMVGSLNGRDWDQVWPLLAACAVLVPLVLGHGRALRMLEMGDDAAHALGVPVERTRLVTMAAAVLLTSAATAAAGPIAFVALAAPQLARRLTRGSGPGLTAAACAGAALLVTADWAAQRLFGPDHLPVGALTGMLGGCYLLWLLFTERRAGRM